The Polypterus senegalus isolate Bchr_013 chromosome 1, ASM1683550v1, whole genome shotgun sequence genome includes a window with the following:
- the LOC120517504 gene encoding piggyBac transposable element-derived protein 3-like encodes MPPMQKGRLFSVQDVIAAVQNGESDFEMDLDDTDASDLENEDVGEMDKENHQPIDCPANDDVDINPQPNKHTVPRDRFRWLEKEFISPNTDFSGSEITNDATSLLTPLEYFQKFVTEDMIETLTRNTNEYSLQKNGISVNTNNKEIEMMLGMYLKMGLMQMSGVRMYWETDTRYTPVSDVMSRNRFQSLLTSLHFINNLTVSEMEKKDKLWKLRPRLNSFRERCLQVVPEEHNSVDEMMIPFKGRFSNIKQYMCGKPHPWGFKLWVRTGISGMLCDFDVYQGSVDGKRQAKSELGLSGEVVMKLASTLPEGQNYKVYADNYFTCVPLVVKLLERGIHYVGTARQVRLPNCNLEDEKSLKKKGRGSFDVRVEGNHNICAVKWYDNRAVTLVSSFAGPEPVQKIQRWDKATKTIIDVERPYIVGTYNKHMGGVDLLDSFAAKYKFPMKSHRWYIYIFWHTIIFAVINGWLLYKRDCKALKMTEKEILNRRQFQAQLASSLILVNTHNTLPKRGRPSSGKTVTSGSPLDPQKRPSSSDVSPPAKRSSDHPPLDVRKDMIAHFPVKTKRGRCRHCNNGYTNTLCSKCNVRLCFSEEKNCLRDYHCK; translated from the coding sequence ATGCCACCAATGCAGAAAGGTCGTCTATTCAGTGTGCAGGATGTGATTGCTGCAGTCCAAAATGGAGAGAGCGATTTTGAAATGGACTTGGATGACACTGATGCAAGTGATTTAGAGAATGAGGATGTAGGTGAAATGGACAAAGAAAACCACCAACCCATTGACTGCCCAGCTAATGATGATGTGGACATCAACCCCCAACCAAATAAACACACAGTGCCCCGTGACAGGTTTCGTTGGTTGGAAAAGGAGTTTATCAGTCCTAATACAGATTTTTCTGGTTCAGAAATCACCAATGATGCCACCTCCCTCCTGACCCCACTGGAGTACTTCCAAAAGTTTGTGACGGAAGATATGATTGAGACTCTGACAAGAAACACAAATGAGTACAGCTTGCAAAAAAATGGAATATCTGTAAATACCAATAATAAGGAAATTGAGATGATGCTTGGCATGTACCTGAAGATGGGCCTAATGCAAATGTCTGGAGTCCGTATGTATTGGGAGACAGACACACGGTACACCCCTGTTTCTGATGTGATGTCCCGGAACAGATTCCAATCTCTGTTGACTTCATTACACTTTATAAACAATTTAACTGTGTCAGAGATGGAAAAGAAGGACAAACTCTGGAAACTCAGACCAAGGCTAAATTCATTTAGGGAAAGATGCCTGCAGGTGGTACCTGAAGAACACAACTCTGTGGATGAAATGATGATTCCTTTCAAGGGGAGATTCAGTAACATCAAACAATATATGTGTGGCAAGCCACACCCATGGGGGTTCAAATTGTGGGTGAGAACTGGAATCTCTGGCATGCTCTGTGATTTTGATGTGTACCAAGGGAGTGTAGATGGAAAACGACAAGCGAAATCTGAACTTGGACTGTCAGGTGAGGTTGTGATGAAGCTCGCCTCCACACTTCCAGAGGGTCAAAACTACAAGGTCTACGCAGACAACTACTTCACCTGTGTCCCACTGGTGGTCAAGCTCCTTGAGCGTGGAATTCATTATGTGGGAACAGCGAGGCAGGTACGTCTACCCAACTGCAACCTTGAAGATGAGAAGAGCTTGAAGAAAAAGGGGAGAGGAAGCTTTGATGTCCGAGTGGAGGGGAACCACAACATCTGTGCTGTCAAATGGTATGACAACAGAGCGGTCACACTTGTGTCATCCTTTGCTGGACCAGAACCTGTGCAGAAAATTCAGCGGTGGGACAAAGCCACTAAAACCATCATTGATGTTGAGAGGCCTTACATTGTTGGTACCTACAACAAACACATGGGGGGTGTGGATTTGTTGGACTCATTTGCTGCCAAGTACAAGTTTCCCATGAAATCTCACCGCTGGTACATTTACATCTTCTGGCACACCATCATCTTTGCTGTAATTAACGGCTGGCTCCTTTACAAGCGGGACTGTAAAGCTCTGAAGATGACTGAGAAAGAGATACTGAACAGGAGACAGTTTCAGGCACAACTTGCATCCTCTCTCATCctggtgaacacacacaacacattaCCCAAGAGAGGGCGACCATCTTCAGGGAAGACAGTGACATCAGGGAGCCCTTTGGATCCTCAGAAGAGACCATCCTCATCAGATGTGAGTCCCCCAGCCAAGAGGTCATCGGACCACCCCCCACTGGATGTACGCAAAGACATGATTGCACATTTCCCAGTAAAGACAAAGAGAGGGCGCTGCAGACACTGCAATAATGGATACACAAACACACTGTGTAGCAAGTGCAATGTTCGTCTGTGCTTCTCAGAGGAAAAGAACTGTCTTAGGGACTATCACTGCAAATAA